From the genome of Leptotrichia trevisanii DSM 22070, one region includes:
- a CDS encoding YARHG domain-containing protein: protein MKKLGVAILMLAFIISCGNKKDETGNGKNSATASTVKQEKIQNPQGPTVALNQADFKIENDFIYYQGNIFNGKVIFDNNVKSGYIYVSNGKIEGEAEINYKLSGIKRTEVYKQGNLVSFSVTENGITTEIGLTADSNSNSYMSKKTPATVSTKYGKNSYFINLENATGRMEINGKIFDNLNADVEEENVQSISSIISENGGNYKVKYIYDITQGKILEKKYKMDSKSDKSEVLSEIRELADINMEFSNGMRMFGELLDASVAASQMPQNAAVTPQPAPAPVNTATQPQPAPTGQDSDLELLDRVYDEVMHKNNTAILNTFSKEKIGYIRNTMFAKKGYKFKNPKYASYFSQKSWYRGIYDSDEILSPEEKRFVLILKEKE, encoded by the coding sequence ATGAAAAAATTAGGAGTAGCAATTCTTATGCTTGCTTTTATAATATCTTGCGGCAATAAGAAAGATGAAACTGGAAATGGTAAAAATTCTGCAACTGCCAGCACAGTTAAACAGGAAAAAATACAAAATCCGCAAGGGCCGACGGTTGCGTTAAATCAGGCGGACTTTAAAATAGAGAATGATTTTATTTATTATCAGGGGAATATTTTTAATGGTAAAGTTATATTTGATAATAACGTTAAAAGTGGGTATATTTACGTAAGTAATGGGAAAATTGAAGGGGAAGCAGAAATAAACTATAAGTTAAGTGGAATAAAGAGAACTGAAGTTTATAAGCAAGGAAATCTGGTTAGTTTTTCTGTAACAGAAAATGGTATAACTACTGAAATTGGTTTGACTGCTGATTCTAATTCAAATTCATATATGTCAAAAAAGACTCCTGCCACAGTTAGTACAAAGTATGGAAAAAATTCGTATTTTATAAATCTTGAGAATGCGACTGGAAGAATGGAGATAAATGGGAAAATTTTTGATAATCTGAATGCGGATGTGGAAGAGGAAAATGTGCAGTCAATAAGTTCAATAATTTCCGAAAATGGCGGAAATTACAAGGTTAAGTATATTTATGATATAACGCAAGGAAAAATTCTTGAGAAAAAATATAAAATGGATTCTAAGAGTGATAAAAGCGAAGTATTGTCTGAAATACGGGAACTTGCTGATATTAATATGGAATTTAGCAATGGAATGAGAATGTTTGGAGAACTGCTTGATGCTTCGGTTGCAGCATCTCAAATGCCACAAAATGCCGCTGTAACTCCACAACCTGCTCCAGCTCCTGTAAATACAGCGACACAGCCTCAACCTGCTCCAACTGGACAAGACAGCGACTTGGAACTTTTGGACAGAGTATACGATGAAGTAATGCACAAAAATAATACAGCGATATTGAATACTTTTTCCAAAGAAAAGATAGGATATATAAGAAATACAATGTTTGCTAAAAAAGGGTATAAATTTAAAAATCCGAAATATGCAAGTTATTTTTCACAAAAAAGCTGGTATAGGGGCATATATGACAGTGATGAAATATTAAGCCCGGAAGAAAAAAGATTTGTTCTTATATTGAAAGAAAAAGAATAG
- a CDS encoding toxin-antitoxin system YwqK family antitoxin: MRCYFFEKNSKVQNYLGKVMMLVAALMISTISFGVKLGTVKGLSRLSNYNKLKYIDVNAITNLQISKNGEVINPSTNFAGVGIANHKGKIIGVYFYKNGKQNGKSYVYYDNGQVYLENEIKNEKYEGEGKSYYDDGQLQSARIYKDDIILLLKKYKHDGSLDFTYTQTSGYNGIMTYHKREGNIETVEKVEASYREKNEGRVLVVSIIFTKNGAFQVYNNKGRLIRDGVYRNDEIVTSNKVDKFSGFILQDGTYKVNVENRDYFFQTLKDFKMKGLTEEFYKGTVELFGSKPYCSSIGMLFVHYRIFKDDPVTDIIGSYLLKISRDAKKTAKKYTELNDNDFLVKYYKTNCKVPSESKLSFVENLEVSKEFESNRNPKEIREFFKNPVIK, translated from the coding sequence ATGAGATGTTATTTTTTTGAAAAAAATTCAAAAGTGCAAAATTATCTAGGAAAAGTAATGATGTTAGTAGCAGCTCTTATGATAAGCACGATTTCATTTGGAGTAAAATTGGGAACGGTAAAGGGACTTTCAAGATTGAGTAATTATAATAAACTTAAATATATTGATGTAAATGCTATAACAAATCTTCAGATAAGCAAAAATGGAGAAGTAATTAATCCTAGTACAAATTTTGCTGGAGTTGGAATTGCTAATCACAAAGGAAAGATAATAGGAGTTTACTTTTATAAAAATGGAAAACAGAATGGAAAAAGTTATGTTTACTATGATAATGGACAAGTTTATTTGGAAAATGAAATCAAGAATGAAAAATATGAAGGGGAAGGAAAGTCATACTATGATGATGGGCAACTACAATCAGCAAGAATTTATAAAGATGACATAATACTACTTTTAAAGAAATATAAACATGACGGAAGTTTAGATTTTACATATACTCAAACTTCTGGATATAATGGAATAATGACATATCATAAAAGAGAAGGAAATATTGAAACTGTAGAAAAAGTTGAGGCTTCATATAGAGAAAAAAATGAAGGACGTGTTTTAGTTGTATCAATTATATTTACTAAAAATGGGGCATTTCAAGTTTATAACAATAAAGGAAGATTGATTCGGGATGGAGTTTATAGAAATGATGAGATTGTAACTTCAAATAAAGTGGACAAATTTTCAGGATTTATTTTGCAGGATGGAACTTATAAAGTGAATGTTGAGAATAGAGACTACTTTTTCCAGACATTGAAGGATTTCAAAATGAAAGGATTAACTGAAGAATTTTATAAGGGAACTGTTGAACTTTTCGGGAGCAAGCCTTACTGTTCTTCAATAGGAATGTTATTTGTTCACTATCGTATATTTAAAGATGATCCTGTTACAGATATTATAGGCTCATATTTATTAAAAATATCCAGAGATGCCAAGAAAACTGCAAAGAAATATACTGAATTAAATGACAACGATTTTCTTGTGAAATACTACAAGACTAATTGCAAGGTTCCTTCTGAAAGCAAGTTAAGTTTTGTTGAAAACTTGGAAGTTTCTAAAGAATTTGAATCTAACAGGAATCCAAAAGAAATAAGGGAATTTTTTAAAAATCCTGTAATTAAGTAA